The Cynocephalus volans isolate mCynVol1 chromosome 16, mCynVol1.pri, whole genome shotgun sequence DNA segment CTACCTCCTCCTCCCGGGTGGCAACGCCCCCCAAGGGCTGCAGGAAGGGGGCGGTGAGGCCCCGGTGCTTCTCCTGCAGGAACTCGCCCAGAATGCGGTAGCCCTGCTGCAGCTCGTAGGTCAGCTCCTGCTCCTTGCAGCCACCGCCCCCGACCACCATCGCCTCCGCCTCCTCCTGGTCGTCCGCGTCCTCCAGGGAGGAGGCACTCCTTCCGCGGGCCGGCCCTGAGACCCGGGCAGCCGCTGCCGCCTCCTCCTCGTCGTCCTCTTCCTCAGCCGCCGGTGGCGGCCGCTCCTCCTCTCCGGCCGGCTCCATCTCCCCCGGCGTCTCGAGCATGCTCATGCCCACGGCAGGCCCAGGCTGGGCGGTGTGAAGGGGCCGCTCGAGGCGCCGGGGGACGCGTGAGCGCGGGCCGCTTCCTCACCGCTCGACCGCGCCGCGCAGCCCCTGCCGCATCGGGCCTTCGTTTCCTCAGCCGCCGGCTAGGCTCGGTGCGCGCGGGGGTCTCGAGATCGCCGCCGGCGGGGCGGGGTTACATGGCGCGcgagggagaggggggagagaagaggagagcctaggtgccctcctctcccctccccccggcGGCGGCGCGCGCGCGGCCCTCGCCTGCCTCACCCCTCCGcgccccgcccgcccgcccgctccTCACCGGCCAGGACCCGCGGGGCCGCCGCGGCCTCGCCGCCCCACCCCCTCCCGCGCCGGCGGAGGGCTGGGAGGGGGCGAGGAGGAAGGGGGGGTTCCTCTTCTCGCCTCCCAGGAGGGGGCCGCAGCGCCGGGCCGCGGCGTCTCCggctcctcctctccctcacaCCCCCTCCCGCCCCTCTCTACCTGTGGGGCACCCGGGCAGGAGGAGGCGGCGCACGGACGGGGCCCGGCAACAACTGTCAGTTAGAAGCCCCGCTGggcggagggggagggggaaatgggaggGGCAGGCTGAGAAGGGGGAGGGCACTCAGCCCCCTCCACTGGGGAGTGCTCTGCAAAGAGGCACCGTCGCCATCCCCAGCGCGCATGCGTGGCAGAACAACCTTCCCCCGCCCGGTTACGCGAAACTGAGGGCTTGGGCTCAGCCACAGGCCCCGAGGCCTGGTAGGTTGCGCGGCGCAATGATGTAATCAGGTCGTAGACGACTGTAGAGGGCGGAGTGGAGGGGGAAGCAAGGCGCCTGCGCAGTTTAACTCACAACTTGGAAGGCGGccaaaaggattttttaaagcgAGTGCCGCAGGAGGATACTTCTTTTGGGAGACACTTGTCAGCCCTAAAACGTGAAATTAATTCTAAAGGAAGTTTCTAGATAACCCTTGTTAATGGTGAATGAGTAGTGAGAAACCACAAAATGTAAATCCTCTCCACTGTAAAATTGACATTTCCTTTGCTCGCTTCCTCTCTGCGACTGACGATCTTTTATATAAAACTAGAGTTTTGAAAAGTTTGGAAAGGAAGTTTAAAGGCTCAACCGTACGTTCCCATGCAAAATTTCAGAAAATGcataattttctgaaaaaagaCGTGATTTGTAGAACTCTAGTTTCTCAAATTTCTGTCCCCCGTTCTTAACATCAATTTATATTTTGGAAACTATTCCCATGTTttccgttaaaaaaaaaaaaaatgtccaccCTCTCAGTTCTTGAGATCTGCTAAGAATAAAGGAAGGGAATggaacttcattaaaaaaaaaaaaaagaaaaaagaaaaaatccttgaGACTAGGAACAGTTTCCAAATTCTTCAAGTCTGAGATGTACAGCATAGAATAGTCCTTAGCCTGGCCTTATAATCTCaccacacatttaaaaattactatttaaatAATGATCAAAAAGTTGACTCATCATTGACATTAATTTATACGTTGCTTAAAATAAGGGGGGAATGAATGGTTCcataaagcaaacattactaTTTTCTCGTGTTCTGTTTGAAAGATGTACGTTACTTTTTATTACACAGAAACCTCTTGCTTGAAACTTGGAATTacttaaacacaaaaacaaaatttctgcATTACAGAAATTATgcattttgaaagtaaaagttacGTGACTAAATGTTACGTGACTAGGGATATTCTGATTCTTAAGATTGTTTACTTCTCATTAATGTGAACTTTAAAGCACTGATAaaatttaaaggttttttttttttttttcgtccaGTGAGTTAAATTATCAGTCTAAGGTAAAATAGTGAAGTGAGAACACTTGAGTTTTTCAGGTGACATTCCCCTCCTCCACACACCTACACATTAGCTAGTGTTCAAGGTCTCCTCTCACTTTATCAGACATTTGTAACTTTTTAGGCATGTACAAGTTTTTCTCTCCTCAGAGCCCACGGATGTACCTCAGTTAACAGGAAGAAAGGCAGGAACCAGTCCTGCTTCAGCAAATGGCAACCAAACATGTGTCTGACTGAACATCCCTCATTTTGTTTAACAAAGCCCAagcccagggccggcccgtggctcactcgggagagtgcggtgctgataacaccaaggccccgggttcggatcccatatacggatggccggttcgctcactggctgagcgtggtgctgacaacaccaagtcaagggttaagatccccttaccggtcatctttaaaaaaaaaaaaaaaaaaaaaaaaaaaaaagacaaagcccAAGCCCAAGAATTTGGAGCCAACTCTACCCAAATATCCCCTTTGCCTCCTCTTTAGCCACCAACCCTCCTTCATGCCTCTCAGATATTAGCTTTCATTTATTGAACCTTGTACCACTTAGCACTTTATATTCATTATCTTCATTAtctctcacaacaactctataagctaggtattattctcactttacagatggggaaagatGCTTAGGTTAAGAAAGTAGTTCATCAAAATTCAAATCAAGCTCTGTCATACTTTAAAAATGCCAGGTGCCTAATTCCATGACCTCTGGCAAAATTTTCAATTCCTCATGCACAGGAGTGTAGGGAATTGTTAAATATGTTGATTGAAGGCTTCTAAATTAATAAGGTATATAAAAGAGAAACAAGTGTAGGTAAGTATAAGGAACCTGACCTCTAGGTCATGAAAAGGCCAAGATGATAGCAATCCTAGCTATTATGAAAGTAGGATAAGGTtcctgaacttaaaaaaaaaagaaaaaaaaactttattatacAAGAAATATGTTGGTTGTAGGTAGATTAGAAAATGTAGGTGAGAAGAAAAATTGCATTTAATTCTCCCACCAAGAGAAAACCTCTCAATACTTTGAGGTgggatttttctgtttattcatctATACTTTTTTACTGATCTTAAGTAAACTTAAAATTGTGATCATACTGTATGTAATGTCTGTAAACTTATTCCCTCTTCCTCCCATTAATAACAAACAATTGTATGGAATGGACAGGAATTGCATATCTACAATCTCAACTTTATATCTCTCTCTACAATGGCCTAGATGGCCTGTCCATCTGAACTGGTAGGGGGTGAATTGGAAAATTCTAATTccaaactataaaaaagaacacagtAGAGGTACAAACAACAGTAGTAACAGCTacaatttattgaacacttactaggTCTTACATATTTGCTAAATACATACACATTACTCACAATAGTACCAGGAAATCACAGTAGATGtatttgcttttaagttttgGATCAATGATTTGCTGAGTAGAAAGCTTTTCTCTATCCTACAAAAAGCTCAACATTAAAGACCAACATTCCAATATAATCAACCCTAGATTTATAGAGCTGTTTTCTTATAATGCACATCTGTTGCTAAATGACTAGTCTCaaagctgttttctttttcatgtttaaaGATAGTTTGCTTCCCTCTCATTTTCACAACAGAATACTCTTCACTACTACTATCAAATCTGTTAGGAACTTCTTCAAAATAGAAATCTGTCTAAGCCCCATTGTGAATCAGGGCTTCTCTTCTTGAGCTGCTTTGCAGGGGGGGAAATGTCATACATACACAAAGCAATAATCTGCTGAAACACGTAACACTGACTGATGCCCACAAATATTGCTTACTTACTATTTGTCAAACACTGTGTTACAGTATGTTACATGCTACCAATGTTAGATGTACCAGGACTCCCTTTTCAGTAACCATGGTTCTTGGAGTCTTGGGtaacataaaaaaatagagaCCAGTCTGGCTAGGAAGATTTAAAAGTTCTAATAACTCTCACCTGGACACCTTGGGAACTAGAATATGGATGGATATGTCCCACCCAGTTCTTAGGAGTACATTATGAAAACGTTTATATATATTATAGAGAAAACTTCCACATCCATTGCGGTATCTCAAAACTCTCTCGTAGTCCCAGCATCCTCCCATTACCATGAATACCAGAAGTATTATCAGAGGAATAAGCCTGCCACTATATCCTTCACCCTCCTCAATTCCAAAGATGTTTTCCTGGAAGTTCTCCTATCTTTGTGAGATCTTAGCATCTTGTTAGTCAGCATGACATCTTGACACCAAGTATACTGCTTACCCGGCATCAAGAGTTCAGACAAACAGCAACAATTTATACACTTCACATCAACTAGGGGAAAGGTGACAAACATTCAAAGACAACTGGAAGCACTGGGTATCACCAAGGTTTGCGTTTAAGAGATAAACATGCAAGATAAACAGAAGGCTGTAACACTAATTCTGGAGAAACACGGGGAAGAAATATGAACTGCTCAGCAGGGAGAAAACAGTTCTCTCATTTATAATGGAATCCACACACAACACTTATCTGTAGCTACTTTTATGGTAGATGATATTCAAGTGACATTAAAGTGCTTCAGGCGAAACTTAGCAACTCCTGTAAGGCTTTCTGCTGTTCATCATTGAGTTGAGATATGCATTCCAACCATAATTCTTCAGAAGTCTGTACCTGACGCACAACGTTAGCTAGGCGTTTGGCACAAGGATCTTCATAATTAATAGTCTCATTAATTTTTCCTTCTGCAATTATACTTATTATTTTGGGAAGATTGGAATTATTTGGACCAATTACAACTGGGTGGTTACTTTCAATTAAGTCACAGAGAAAACTCAAAGTCTGAATAGCTTCCTCTTTATCTTCATGCAGTGGAAGCCATGATAACCAGTGAGGAAGAATTTCATCTACATTTACACAGTTAGGCTTAAACTTCAAAATCTTCCCTATTGCTGAGATACAGTTCTCTGTagcaataatattttttttggttttggaattTGCACACTTAATAACTTTTACCAGCAGTGGAACAGCTTCTGAACATAAAGAACGATAATCATCTCCACCAAACTGTGCCATAACACCCAGGCCATAAGCAGCAGCTTGCCTGACTTCAGGGTTGTTATCGCGCATATTTAGCAGCATTGGCCACCGAAAATATTCTACATATTTAAATGAGGTTGGACTGCAGTGCTCTATGATATCATCAAATATGCACAATCCCCACTGTCTGTCTGGCCAGGGCCTATTTGAACAAATTAGATTCACAATTAATGGAAGTAGTTGTTCAAACCATGGTAAAATCTTTTCCTTATAAGTACTAAATAACGAGTGCAAAATATCTGATACTTTGGTCAGAATATAAACATCACATTCATCCTCATCTTGCAGAGACATCTCAACCTGTTGGTCAtagttttcttcctgtcttttaaCCTGTCGCAATTCTTGGTTTTTAAAGTGACCTTCAAGTTTTGCTTTCAGTATTCCTCCCAGTTCTTCCAAGTGTTCATCATTAAGACAACCATCTCCCATTACTTCAATGGATTTTGCAAAAGAATTCATTATTTCTGAGAGTACGTCTGTATCAGGTTCAGTCCCAATAGCCTTGACTAAGGGATCACATATGAATTGCCACATCTGTGCAAGATACTCTGGGCCATGAATTCTTGCACATTCCAGGAGAAAAGGCATGGACTCCGCTGCTGCCACTCGAACATTATCatggaaataaaatttcagtaaaggAACCATCAGCTTCACAACTTGTTCTGTATAGTCCACAAATCCTTCCCTTAACTCCTTAGCATAGTAAACCAACATCTGGCAAGCAGTTGCTTTTGCTTCAAGTCCTGAAGTTTTAATTCCAAAACTTTGCTGGTCTCCAAGATTTACAAATTGCCAGCCATCATCATCACTCATATTCTCCACATCTTGTGTGTCTAAGAGAGCGACATCAGGTTTAGCTGAAGCAGTCTTAATAAGAGGCTCGATGACCAGTGGAAGGTACTGTTGAAAATCTTTTCCAAGAATTTTACACATTCTAGCCCATGCTGAAACCATGTAAGAAGTCTGAGGATCATCATCATCCATATTATTTAAGTCTGATTGTGTCTTCAACAATAGCTGCATCACATTTGACGCATCTTGCATAAATTTTTCCTTCCCAACAGCAAGACCGACGTGGCTAATGCACTCAATAGTTTTTCCTCTTAGAAGCTTGAGTTCCTTCTGAACAGCAAGCTCAATAATGTGCTTTAGTGAGGGCATAAATATATCATAATATGGAacaaatttttcttctattgtaTCTGCAACTGAGGCAATGGTTGTCACAAGTTGTTCCAAAGCCAATTTAGTTCCACTTCGAATCAACTCTTGAAGTTTAATCACCAAGATGGAATGTAGATTTTTCACCATACTATCCAAATACAGAACTAGCAATGATTTGGGGCAgtcttcaataaaaataataagagcaGAAGCTGCATGTGATTGCACCCGCTGATTACCTTGATTTTCCATGGTGCGCAACAGAGCTGCAATCACTGTTTCATGGAATTTCTTTTGGAAACTAGGTGCAAAATCTGTGGCCATCTGTCCAAGTGTAGTACAGGCTGCAGCCCTCACCCTTGGATGAGGATcctgaagaaaaagcaaaacggAGTTAACTGTTTCATCTAGAATTGATTCCATTTGCTGATGGCATCCTTCTCCAATGGCAGATAAGGCCATTAATCCAGCATGTCGATATTTCCAGTCAGTGCTCTGAAGCATTTGCATGATATGCTCCTTGGTCATTGGTAAAACAACTTTTCCACCAAGCCCACAAGCCAGTCTGTCTAGTGCACTCTCAGCAGCAACTGCATTGCTGTCAAAATCATCTTCTTCCATTTCATCAGCATTTACCCAGTCCTCATCATCTTGCAGATCAACCATCATTGCTAATATCTGAGGAATTGCCTGCGCAataatatttgtatgttttttcaaCATTGGGGTTGCAGTTTCAGACAAGGTCACTATTACTTCAAGGGCCAGCTGGCGTTGCAGATTACTAAGCCTAGAGTCTCCGCATAACTTCAGACTCAACTGCAGAGTATCTTCTAAATAAGGACCCAAGTACTTAGGTACAGTGTCTGCAATCTCAACAAGGGATTCTAGTACTGAGTCATCATCCTGGTAGCATGAGTCATTCACAGCCTGTAAGATTCCAGGAAGCAAGTCTGCAAAGTCTTTGAAAAGAGCAATGTTATTTTCATTAGCAAGTACAAATGCAGCTGCAGCTCTAGCGGATAATGTCCTGATTGCTGGATGTTCCTGATCTTGAATACACTGGTCCAACAACCGTTTGATGATATCCAAGTCATGCCGCTCTTGGTTCCCAAAAATTCCAGGAAAGTGCCAGAAAACGTGAAGTGCAACTTCCCATAGAACCACATTTTTAGAGTAGATTGAATCAATAAGAAACTTCAGACCTTCTGGCCAGTGGTTAGTGCCATCCTCATCTATCAAATTCCTGGCCAGCACTGCAAAAATATCACAAAGTTTTTTCCTCATGCTAGCATGTGTTTCTAACTTAACAGCCAGTATCAGTTCAATCTTGACATCCCTCTGAACATCAGAAGGCAGATTTGGATAGACCTCCTCAAAACCAGAGGACAAAAGCCGTCGTAGCAGTGCGGCAGCCATTTGTCTCACCTCATAACCTGCCCTTCTATTCCTGACGGCATCTAAGAGGAATGTAGTCTTACACAGACCTGGGATATTTTCATAGATTTCTTCTGCTTGCCTCCGCACCATGCAGCTTGGGTTAATCAGGTTCTTCAGAAGCTGGTAAAACTCCTGCTTTTCCGATACGGTTGCCGGTACCCCTGCAGACCCGGCCGCCGCCATCGCGCTCTGTCAAAGCTACTGCGACCGGGTAAGGGGGGGGGGGTCTGCGGTGCGAAGCTGTGACGTCAGCGAGGCGCCGGCGAGAACGGGCGGGGCCCTCCCTCCGCTGCCCGGGCGCTCTCGCGGCTCTCTGGGAGGCGGGGCGCGGGGGGCGGGGTTTCAGAGAGAGGTGGCCGCGGGGACGGGGCGAGGGGTAGCCTCCGTCTGTTTTCCAATCGGATGAAATGACCCtgcagagggaaaagaaagaaagaaaatgatgataTTGATTGTTTTAGAATGGGATTatactatagttttcttttctttatttctaaactaTATCGATGCTACCctgataattttaaaacaagaactaCGTCTTGAGAACATGCTAAgtgaagaagccagtcacagaagaccgcccgttgtatgattccatttataagaaaggtcccaaataggcaaatctatacagacagaaattagtggttgccagaggctgggggaggggagaatggagaATGACGGCTATCAGGTATGGGGTGTCTTTttgaatgatgaaaatgttttaaaactgatgtggtgatggttgcacaattctgtgatcATACCATTGAACTGGACAATTTAAACTGGTATACGAATTGCATGGTATGcgaataatactgcaataaagctgtttataaaataagtgcgaaaaagaataaaaaatagtgatTACTGCCACACTACCACATCTAATGCAGTAATACGGTGgtgctcacactctggtgtgtatcagaatcacctggccTGTGTTTCATACTAAAGAATGGGAAAGACAACTGAATGAAATATGGTGCAAAGCGACCTAGACTAATATTCAGAACACCTGAATCCTGGACTTATCTCTgaattaattttgtatctttGGTCATGTCACTCAATATTTTCCTTGCAAGTTGCCCAAACTGTGATATGAAGTGTTCAGTTATTAGAATCCTAAATACCCTTTACTAGTAAGCTGCTGAGGTTATTACAAGAAATAAGTGTTCCTGAGgctaaatattgtttctttaattcAGGCAGGTGTGTCAATCAAAAACAATTATCATTCCTTTGACAATGAATAGGTCTTACTTCTCCGTTAGCACTTTGCCACACTCTCATTATACAGGTTTGTGAGGTTGGTAGGATGGGTATAATACTAATTTTAGGTGAGAAATGGAAACTCAGGGATGTTAAGGATTTTGCCTAAGATGACACACCTGAGTCTCAATTCCACCTCTTCTGAATGTGACACCAGTGCTCTTTTCACCATACCACTTTTCCATAACTATTCTTGGTTTGCAACGTGATCAGAGCTCTTCACTTATTACAAAGTCTACCCTAAACTTCTCCAAGCAggcttaattttaattttgtaaaatgctgcTTCATATACCCAGAAAAAGTGGAAAATCCCAGCTTTAGTCTTAACCAGATGGTATACAAAGTAGGTAGTCTCATAAATTACATTGTAATATGAAACCCTATTCTCtaaacagtgtttctttctttcttttttttttctttttctttttttttttttttggccctgtctggtaaggggatctgaacctttgactttgaTGCTGTGAGGACCACACCCTACCaagcaagctaaccagccagctccagtgtttctctttctgtggactGAAAACCaactgcatcagaatcacttgggatacttattttaaaatatagatgttAGAGCCCAAGTTTAAAACTACCAAACAAGAATTTCTGGCGACTGCAACCCAAGAATGTAGAATTTTAATAAGCATATTGGGCTTTTATATAAATGTCAAAATTTGAGAATCATTGATGAAATCAATTCCAGTTTTGATTTCAAGATTGTGACTATACTTCTGCATCTCGCTCTGGACTAACTGGTTTTCTTACTGTTCCTTGAAAAAGCTTAAATGCAGGGCCCTTGCATTTGCTGTTTTAGGAAATGTTAATAAGCATGTGTGAAAAAAAGGTTTCTCTTATCACTACATCATTAGCATATTCAAGACATTAAAAACTACAATAAGATACACCCATAGATCTACcacaatgttttaaatttaaaagtctgaCAGTGCCAagggttggtgaggatgtggaacaacacaGTTGTATTTTCTTGGTAGTATAGATAAATTGGAccaccacttaaaaaaaatttggaaaatgttggGTTAAGATTAtgcaattattcatttattctctcaGCCAATATTCATTGAGTGTATAGTCAGACatggtgctgggtgctgggtttaaagattaaataaatgaagatgcTCATGAGAGGTAGTAAATGTCACATACCGTACTGATCACTGTGGTAATGATAAGCCTGCCATGGAACCACGTGGAGCTGTAGAGGCAGCTAATCTACTCTGGGTGGAGGGAGATCAAGTAAAGCTTCCCAGAGGAGTTGATATCAGAACTGACTTTTGAAGGATGACTCCTCACTAACCatttgaagaaaaggaagaaggtttgttgggaaaatataataaattaatcaggccccctcaccttaggtcaggttgggggtggtgcggcagATTCTTTGTAAGTGAGTTGTGTGTGgctggagttagtgtgcatgtgctaCTTGGCTGGCGTTGACTGCCTCAGACGTCCGCCTcgcatggccatgctctcaaacctatggctccaaggacctttttgctagttacctacctcatagaactgcatgtgaagggtttgtgacccagtctgtgaatgggcttgaagggtctgtgagctccagacccagccctaggtcaacagttggcccagttggtaggattacaggcaggtaaaagagcctgacaaggTTGTTCTAAGTAGAGGAAACAGCTTGTTCAAATGCAGA contains these protein-coding regions:
- the RANBP6 gene encoding ran-binding protein 6 isoform X2 yields the protein MAAAGSAGVPATVSEKQEFYQLLKNLINPSCMVRRQAEEIYENIPGSSSKGEGCSLYYTWTDGHRFCT
- the RANBP6 gene encoding ran-binding protein 6 isoform X1, coding for MAAAGSAGVPATVSEKQEFYQLLKNLINPSCMVRRQAEEIYENIPGLCKTTFLLDAVRNRRAGYEVRQMAAALLRRLLSSGFEEVYPNLPSDVQRDVKIELILAVKLETHASMRKKLCDIFAVLARNLIDEDGTNHWPEGLKFLIDSIYSKNVVLWEVALHVFWHFPGIFGNQERHDLDIIKRLLDQCIQDQEHPAIRTLSARAAAAFVLANENNIALFKDFADLLPGILQAVNDSCYQDDDSVLESLVEIADTVPKYLGPYLEDTLQLSLKLCGDSRLSNLQRQLALEVIVTLSETATPMLKKHTNIIAQAIPQILAMMVDLQDDEDWVNADEMEEDDFDSNAVAAESALDRLACGLGGKVVLPMTKEHIMQMLQSTDWKYRHAGLMALSAIGEGCHQQMESILDETVNSVLLFLQDPHPRVRAAACTTLGQMATDFAPSFQKKFHETVIAALLRTMENQGNQRVQSHAASALIIFIEDCPKSLLVLYLDSMVKNLHSILVIKLQELIRSGTKLALEQLVTTIASVADTIEEKFVPYYDIFMPSLKHIIELAVQKELKLLRGKTIECISHVGLAVGKEKFMQDASNVMQLLLKTQSDLNNMDDDDPQTSYMVSAWARMCKILGKDFQQYLPLVIEPLIKTASAKPDVALLDTQDVENMSDDDGWQFVNLGDQQSFGIKTSGLEAKATACQMLVYYAKELREGFVDYTEQVVKLMVPLLKFYFHDNVRVAAAESMPFLLECARIHGPEYLAQMWQFICDPLVKAIGTEPDTDVLSEIMNSFAKSIEVMGDGCLNDEHLEELGGILKAKLEGHFKNQELRQVKRQEENYDQQVEMSLQDEDECDVYILTKVSDILHSLFSTYKEKILPWFEQLLPLIVNLICSNRPWPDRQWGLCIFDDIIEHCSPTSFKYVEYFRWPMLLNMRDNNPEVRQAAAYGLGVMAQFGGDDYRSLCSEAVPLLVKVIKCANSKTKKNIIATENCISAIGKILKFKPNCVNVDEILPHWLSWLPLHEDKEEAIQTLSFLCDLIESNHPVVIGPNNSNLPKIISIIAEGKINETINYEDPCAKRLANVVRQVQTSEELWLECISQLNDEQQKALQELLSFA